From Pusillibacter faecalis, one genomic window encodes:
- a CDS encoding energy-coupled thiamine transporter ThiT, with protein MISLTITAVFAVVYLLATLGLCRGVKLDARALCLGGVVCALTLVLASIRVPLPTGSNITCGSWIPLMLLALVYDYRLSILAGWVCGLLAMILIPGWQAVHWAQIFVQQLVCFSCLGYAGIFGSEKRQKALCGMVLAVFLRCCGHVLSGVIFYSQNAWDGWGAWGYSLAYNLSSRLPEGILSIVIVSLLPLKLLRRSALKGGAV; from the coding sequence ATGATTTCCCTGACTATCACCGCAGTTTTCGCGGTAGTCTATCTGCTGGCAACTTTGGGGCTATGCCGCGGCGTCAAGCTGGACGCAAGGGCACTGTGCCTGGGGGGCGTGGTCTGCGCCTTGACGCTGGTGCTGGCCAGCATTCGAGTTCCATTGCCCACCGGCTCCAACATCACCTGCGGGTCCTGGATTCCTCTGATGCTGTTGGCTTTGGTGTATGACTACCGGCTGTCCATACTAGCGGGCTGGGTGTGCGGCCTTCTGGCCATGATTCTGATCCCCGGTTGGCAAGCGGTTCACTGGGCGCAAATTTTCGTGCAGCAGCTGGTATGCTTTTCCTGCCTGGGCTACGCCGGCATCTTCGGCTCTGAGAAACGGCAAAAGGCTCTTTGCGGCATGGTTCTCGCCGTGTTTCTCCGCTGCTGCGGGCATGTGCTCAGCGGTGTCATCTTCTATTCTCAGAACGCCTGGGACGGATGGGGCGCCTGGGGGTACAGCCTTGCCTACAACCTCTCCTCCAGGCTGCCGGAGGGGATTTTAAGTATCGTCATCGTTTCGCTTCTGCCGCTGAAGCTCCTGCGGCGGAGCGCGCTGAAAGGAGGCGCTGTATGA
- the tenA gene encoding thiaminase II encodes MSTVERLLKATEEIWAGYHEKPFVRGLGDGTLDVKKFRRYIIQDYWYLMDYTKVFAVGVAKSKSVEVMKLFAKYIQAILDGEVNVHNGYMADFGITQEELDHTPIAQDNRSYTSYMLSVAYRGGEAEVLTAIFSCAYSYEVIARQIVAERPDAPDHPLYGRWVRGYITERYTGNNVILKNMLEQLTADYTEAQLRELEEIFTACSRYEASFWDMAWEQRV; translated from the coding sequence ATGAGCACCGTGGAACGGCTGCTGAAAGCAACAGAGGAAATCTGGGCAGGGTATCATGAAAAGCCCTTTGTCCGGGGACTGGGGGACGGCACGCTGGACGTCAAAAAATTCCGCCGCTATATCATCCAGGATTACTGGTATCTCATGGACTACACGAAAGTCTTTGCCGTAGGCGTTGCCAAGAGCAAGAGTGTGGAGGTCATGAAGCTCTTTGCCAAGTATATCCAGGCCATTCTGGATGGTGAGGTGAATGTCCACAACGGCTATATGGCCGACTTCGGCATCACCCAGGAGGAGCTGGACCACACCCCCATCGCCCAGGACAACCGCTCCTATACCTCCTATATGCTGAGCGTCGCCTACCGGGGCGGCGAGGCGGAGGTGCTGACCGCCATCTTCTCCTGCGCGTACAGCTATGAAGTCATCGCCCGCCAGATCGTGGCTGAACGCCCGGATGCGCCGGACCACCCCCTGTACGGAAGATGGGTTCGGGGCTACATCACGGAGCGCTATACCGGGAACAATGTGATCCTCAAGAACATGCTGGAACAGCTGACGGCGGACTACACAGAAGCGCAGCTGCGGGAGCTGGAGGAAATCTTCACAGCCTGCTCCCGGTATGAAGCCTCCTTCTGGGACATGGCCTGGGAGCAGCGCGTTTGA